Proteins encoded by one window of Actinocorallia herbida:
- a CDS encoding class I adenylate-forming enzyme family protein, which yields MTETQSAPVTLRWRGDRRLDQGMRDLLCGPGGAFERRIEDVLGAPAEVFVQRVGSIPAMLEAAVAREPDTTYLLLDGPEPETLSFAQTERLARAYAEVLAARYGIGSGDRVAVAAANGREHLLLLWATLSLGAIAVGLNGWWAPAELDHGLRLTEPKAAFGLGRPLERLRASETVSSGALTADSLDDLHAAAVALGEPIRALTGTPIGEDDPALIMFTSGTTNRPKGVTLSHRNVVHFGMFGGIGGAVAALTGTGLRQVPPDLQRTSILANPLFHVSGACVALSNATLYGLRLVILDRGKWDAERALEITDRYRLTQWTGVPTHFWRMLNHPDFEKYSTDQVTVIGSGGATFAPELLRLFARKMPGLQITNGYGMTETTGSGTFLNGLEMDGHPASVGAAAPTVEVQVRDESGNVLPEGEVGEIHVRSASVFLGYWNDPDATAKALTPDRWYRSGDYGRVVEGVLYLESRMRDLILRGGENVYPIEIEYRLVEHPGIADAAVIGVPHESLGQEVKAFVVAEPGTSLTPDEVRTWVADGLAAFKVPAQVEFLDALPYNETGKVLKRLLEDRPTSA from the coding sequence GTGACCGAAACCCAGTCCGCGCCCGTCACCCTCCGGTGGCGCGGCGACCGCCGTCTCGACCAGGGCATGCGCGACCTGCTGTGCGGCCCCGGCGGCGCCTTCGAACGCCGGATCGAGGACGTGCTCGGCGCGCCAGCCGAGGTGTTCGTCCAACGCGTGGGCAGCATCCCGGCGATGCTGGAGGCCGCCGTCGCGCGCGAGCCCGACACCACCTACCTCCTGCTGGACGGCCCGGAGCCGGAGACGCTGAGCTTCGCGCAGACCGAAAGGCTCGCCCGCGCCTACGCCGAGGTCCTGGCGGCCCGGTACGGGATCGGGTCCGGCGACCGCGTCGCCGTCGCCGCCGCCAACGGCCGCGAGCATCTGCTCCTGCTGTGGGCGACGCTCTCGCTCGGCGCGATCGCGGTCGGCCTGAACGGCTGGTGGGCGCCCGCGGAACTCGACCACGGCCTCCGGCTGACCGAGCCGAAGGCGGCGTTCGGCCTGGGCCGCCCGCTGGAGCGCCTGCGCGCGAGTGAGACGGTCTCCTCCGGCGCGCTCACCGCGGACTCCCTCGACGACCTGCACGCCGCGGCCGTCGCGCTCGGCGAGCCGATCCGGGCGCTCACCGGGACCCCGATCGGCGAGGACGACCCGGCGCTCATCATGTTCACCAGTGGGACGACGAACCGGCCGAAGGGCGTCACCCTCTCGCACCGCAACGTCGTCCATTTCGGCATGTTCGGCGGCATCGGCGGCGCCGTCGCCGCGCTCACCGGCACCGGGCTCCGCCAGGTCCCGCCGGACCTCCAGCGCACCTCGATCCTCGCGAACCCGCTGTTCCACGTGTCCGGCGCGTGCGTCGCCCTCTCGAACGCGACGCTCTACGGACTGCGGCTCGTCATTCTCGACCGCGGCAAATGGGACGCCGAGCGGGCGCTGGAGATCACCGACAGGTACCGCCTCACCCAGTGGACGGGCGTGCCCACCCACTTCTGGCGGATGCTCAACCACCCGGACTTCGAGAAGTACAGCACCGACCAGGTGACCGTCATCGGGAGCGGCGGGGCCACCTTCGCGCCCGAGCTCCTGCGGCTCTTCGCCAGGAAGATGCCCGGCCTCCAGATCACCAACGGCTACGGCATGACCGAGACGACCGGCTCCGGCACGTTCCTCAACGGGCTGGAGATGGACGGGCATCCGGCTTCGGTCGGCGCGGCCGCCCCGACCGTCGAGGTCCAGGTCCGCGACGAGTCCGGCAACGTACTGCCCGAGGGCGAGGTCGGCGAGATCCACGTCCGCAGCGCCTCGGTGTTCCTCGGCTACTGGAACGACCCCGACGCCACCGCCAAGGCCCTCACCCCCGACCGCTGGTACCGCTCCGGTGACTACGGCCGCGTCGTCGAAGGCGTCCTCTACCTCGAAAGCCGCATGCGCGACCTCATCCTGCGCGGCGGTGAGAACGTCTACCCCATCGAGATCGAGTACCGCCTCGTCGAGCACCCCGGCATCGCCGACGCCGCGGTCATCGGCGTCCCCCACGAATCCCTGGGCCAGGAGGTCAAGGCCTTCGTCGTCGCCGAACCCGGCACCTCCCTCACCCCCGATGAGGTCCGCACCTGGGTCGCCGACGGGCTGGCCGCCTTCAAGGTCCCCGCACAAGTCGAGTTCCTCGACGCCCTCCCCTACAACGAGACCGGCAAAGTCCTCAAACGCCTCCTAGAGGACCGCCCCACCTCGGCCTGA
- a CDS encoding TetR/AcrR family transcriptional regulator C-terminal domain-containing protein: MSAEKPESLWERLERPSPAPRQTLSPQRIAATAVAIADAESLEAVTMRRLAGELGVAPMAPYRYVSGKDDLLELMVDHAYADLRLPGGLGWRETLHDLAMRTRELILAHRWLAQLSPRAKLALTPNRMAVTEQVLAALQGHGLDADTTMSVFRSVAAYVEGAMGYECAVSALIREEGLSGGPGLRTELAPAMTWLIGTGRYPAFEAYLHAAARKDDARWQFTHGLDCLLEGIATRLGI, translated from the coding sequence ATGTCCGCCGAGAAGCCCGAGTCCCTGTGGGAGCGGCTGGAGCGCCCGTCGCCCGCGCCGCGCCAGACGCTCTCCCCGCAGCGCATCGCCGCGACCGCGGTGGCCATCGCCGACGCCGAGTCCTTGGAGGCCGTCACCATGCGCCGCCTGGCCGGTGAGCTCGGTGTCGCACCGATGGCGCCGTACCGCTACGTCTCGGGCAAGGACGACCTTCTGGAACTGATGGTCGACCACGCCTACGCCGACCTGCGGCTGCCCGGCGGCCTGGGCTGGCGGGAGACCCTCCACGACCTGGCGATGCGCACCCGGGAGCTGATCCTGGCGCACCGGTGGCTGGCGCAGCTCTCCCCGCGGGCCAAACTCGCCCTCACGCCCAATCGGATGGCCGTCACCGAGCAGGTGCTCGCCGCGCTGCAGGGCCACGGCCTCGACGCCGACACCACGATGAGCGTCTTCCGCTCCGTGGCCGCCTACGTGGAGGGCGCGATGGGCTACGAGTGCGCCGTCAGCGCGCTCATCCGCGAGGAGGGCCTGTCCGGTGGCCCCGGACTGCGCACCGAACTGGCCCCCGCGATGACCTGGCTCATCGGCACGGGCCGCTACCCCGCCTTCGAGGCCTACCTCCACGCCGCCGCCCGCAAGGACGACGCCCGCTGGCAGTTCACGCACGGCCTCGACTGCCTTCTGGAAGGCATCGCCACCCGTCTGGGAATCTGA
- a CDS encoding NADPH-dependent FMN reductase, protein MDQLKIAVIVGSTREGRFGPSVASWVTGRITRRGDMEAEVIDLVETPLPTVFPVLGQPPAAAGDRALLAAVSPRMAAADAFVIVTPEYNHSFPAALKNAIDWHSTEWHAKPVAFVSYGAFSGGLRAIEQLRPVLAELHAVTVRDAVSLQHPWALFDGDGKAVDPALDAAAELMLDRVGWWARALRTARTDSPYAA, encoded by the coding sequence ATGGACCAGCTCAAGATCGCGGTCATCGTCGGCAGTACCCGTGAGGGCAGGTTCGGTCCCTCGGTCGCCTCCTGGGTGACGGGCCGGATCACCCGGCGCGGCGACATGGAGGCCGAGGTGATCGACCTGGTGGAGACCCCGCTGCCGACCGTCTTCCCCGTGCTCGGGCAGCCTCCCGCGGCCGCCGGGGACCGGGCGCTGCTGGCCGCCGTGTCCCCGCGCATGGCCGCGGCCGACGCCTTCGTCATCGTGACGCCCGAGTACAACCACAGCTTTCCCGCCGCCCTGAAGAACGCCATCGACTGGCACTCCACCGAGTGGCACGCCAAGCCCGTCGCGTTCGTCTCCTACGGCGCCTTCTCCGGGGGCCTGCGCGCCATCGAGCAGCTCCGCCCGGTCCTCGCCGAACTGCACGCGGTGACGGTCCGCGACGCGGTCTCCCTCCAGCACCCGTGGGCGCTGTTCGACGGGGACGGAAAGGCGGTGGACCCGGCCCTGGACGCCGCAGCCGAGCTCATGCTGGACCGAGTCGGCTGGTGGGCGCGCGCCCTTCGCACCGCCCGGACCGACAGCCCTTACGCCGCCTGA
- a CDS encoding MDR family MFS transporter: protein MNDLTKRERRSLHVGVLGLLLGMFLAMLDGLIVGTALPTIAGDLGGLGHLAWVVTAYLLASAATTPIWGKLGDLVGRKAVFVGAILVFLVGSALCGLAQDMVQLIVFRAVQGLGAGGLMVGALSIIGVVVAPRDSGRIQSMIGVIMPIAYVGGPLLGGLLTDHLSWRWTFYVNLPVGAVALVLIATRIHPPSAPRGRPRIDYAGAALLTAAIVALTLLATWAGTTYPWASPQILGLGALGVLGLGWFIAVERRAAEPIIPPRLFADRNFTVVQVLGLLVGAVMLTVTGYLPQYFQFVQGASPAASGMLLLPLMFGMLGAQLLSGRLITENGRYRRYPILGGALMAAGSVALLRLEVGTAVVTASALTAVIGVGIGLLMQSTTLITMNSAEPRDMGAANGTLMLVRVIGGSVGIAFLGTLYAARMAADLTADLGRSAALRLTEGGDLTPALLADLPAATVDAVRAAVTGGLHLLLLGALLLSLLAFAASWLIREVPLRETPPDPGTPAPPVPDARARP, encoded by the coding sequence ATGAACGACCTCACGAAGCGCGAACGCCGCTCCCTCCACGTCGGCGTTCTCGGCCTGCTGCTCGGCATGTTCCTGGCGATGCTCGACGGCCTGATCGTGGGCACCGCGCTGCCCACGATCGCCGGCGACCTCGGCGGGCTCGGCCACCTGGCCTGGGTGGTGACGGCGTACCTGCTCGCCAGTGCGGCCACCACCCCGATCTGGGGCAAACTCGGCGACCTGGTGGGCCGCAAAGCGGTGTTCGTCGGCGCGATCCTGGTCTTCCTGGTCGGCTCCGCCCTGTGCGGCCTGGCCCAGGACATGGTCCAGCTGATCGTGTTCCGGGCCGTGCAGGGACTCGGCGCGGGCGGGCTCATGGTCGGCGCGCTCTCCATCATCGGCGTGGTGGTGGCGCCCCGCGACAGCGGCCGGATCCAGTCGATGATCGGCGTCATCATGCCGATCGCCTACGTCGGCGGCCCGCTGCTCGGCGGTCTGCTCACCGACCACCTCAGCTGGCGCTGGACCTTCTACGTCAACCTGCCCGTCGGCGCCGTCGCCCTGGTGCTCATCGCCACCCGCATCCACCCGCCATCCGCGCCGCGCGGCCGCCCCCGCATCGACTACGCGGGCGCGGCCCTGCTGACGGCCGCCATCGTGGCGCTGACCCTGCTCGCCACCTGGGCCGGGACCACCTACCCGTGGGCGTCACCGCAGATCCTCGGCCTGGGCGCGCTCGGCGTCCTCGGCCTCGGCTGGTTCATCGCCGTCGAGCGGCGCGCCGCCGAGCCGATCATCCCGCCCCGGCTGTTCGCCGACCGGAACTTCACCGTCGTACAGGTGCTCGGCCTCCTGGTCGGCGCCGTGATGTTGACCGTGACCGGCTACCTGCCGCAGTACTTTCAGTTCGTCCAGGGAGCGTCCCCGGCGGCGAGCGGGATGCTGCTGCTCCCGCTGATGTTCGGCATGCTCGGCGCCCAGCTGCTCTCCGGCCGCCTCATCACCGAGAACGGCAGGTACCGGAGATACCCGATCCTCGGCGGCGCGCTCATGGCCGCGGGCTCCGTAGCCCTGCTCCGGCTCGAGGTGGGGACCGCCGTCGTCACGGCGTCCGCGCTCACCGCGGTCATCGGCGTCGGCATCGGCCTGCTGATGCAGAGCACCACCCTGATCACCATGAACAGCGCGGAGCCGCGCGACATGGGCGCCGCCAACGGCACCCTCATGCTGGTCCGCGTCATCGGTGGCTCGGTGGGCATCGCCTTCCTGGGCACCCTTTACGCCGCCCGCATGGCCGCGGATCTGACCGCCGACCTCGGCCGGTCCGCCGCCCTGCGCCTCACCGAAGGCGGCGACCTCACCCCGGCCCTTCTCGCCGACCTCCCCGCCGCGACCGTCGACGCCGTCCGCGCGGCGGTGACCGGCGGCCTCCACCTCCTCCTCCTGGGCGCCCTCCTCCTTTCCCTCCTGGCCTTCGCCGCCTCCTGGCTGATCCGCGAAGTCCCCCTCCGCGAGACGCCTCCCGACCCCGGAACCCCCGCCCCGCCCGTCCCGGACGCCCGTGCCCGCCCTTGA
- a CDS encoding transposase yields MSVPVPLRSMAAPFVVSEACGVSVRTRLNDLTAADEMVLRRVGAHLGSLASRDLKARCADGLGHSAQRWAERKRELTGLSSSRWAGAITKASHDQWALARRSQTAHITTLDAAITTISHRLALPVGQKSARGVPGGYRSAKEWFGKSRRLTVLKQRRQRAVADRADGRVRVVRGGKSLARGRHQLEAAGVSEQEWRERWEAARWFLTADGETGKRHGNETLRITPDGQVSIKLPAPLAEFANAPHGRYVLSARVSFAFRGEEWVDRVEADRAVAYRIHLDAVRGRWYVDASWQRPPVQAIPLEAALTAGVVGVDTNADHLAGWQLDARGNPVGRPRRFFYDLSGSASHRDAQLRHALTRLLHWTRHLGVTAIAIEDLDFGDVKSREKHGRRRLRRVVHGIPTGRLKARLVSMAAECGIALVAVDAAYTSRWGAEHWQQATSTRKIKTSRHEAASLVIGRRAQGHGARRRTAPPPHHRSDDAGHRTAQARHHDPGREEPRPARTGGRTRSAALPSV; encoded by the coding sequence ATGAGTGTTCCGGTGCCGTTGCGGTCGATGGCCGCGCCGTTCGTGGTCTCCGAGGCCTGCGGGGTGTCGGTGCGGACCCGTCTCAATGACCTCACCGCGGCCGATGAGATGGTGTTGCGCCGGGTCGGCGCGCATCTGGGATCGCTGGCGTCCCGGGACCTGAAAGCGCGTTGTGCTGACGGGCTGGGCCATAGCGCACAGCGGTGGGCGGAGCGTAAGCGGGAGTTGACGGGGTTGTCGTCGTCGCGGTGGGCGGGTGCGATCACGAAGGCCTCGCATGATCAGTGGGCGCTGGCCCGCCGCTCCCAGACCGCCCACATCACGACCCTCGACGCCGCCATCACCACGATCAGCCACCGCCTCGCCCTGCCGGTCGGGCAGAAAAGCGCCCGAGGTGTACCGGGCGGGTACCGGTCGGCTAAGGAGTGGTTCGGCAAATCCCGTCGCCTCACGGTCCTGAAGCAACGCCGGCAGCGGGCCGTAGCGGACCGGGCCGACGGCCGGGTACGGGTGGTGCGGGGCGGAAAGAGCCTTGCTCGGGGCCGGCATCAGCTGGAGGCCGCGGGGGTGAGTGAGCAGGAGTGGCGGGAGCGGTGGGAGGCGGCCCGCTGGTTCCTGACCGCCGACGGCGAGACCGGCAAACGGCACGGCAATGAGACCCTGCGGATCACCCCTGACGGGCAGGTGTCGATCAAGCTGCCCGCCCCGCTGGCGGAGTTCGCGAACGCCCCTCACGGCCGGTACGTACTGTCCGCCCGGGTCTCCTTCGCATTTCGGGGTGAGGAGTGGGTGGATCGGGTGGAGGCGGACCGGGCGGTGGCCTACCGCATCCACCTGGATGCGGTGCGGGGCCGTTGGTATGTGGACGCGTCCTGGCAGCGCCCGCCCGTGCAGGCGATCCCGCTGGAGGCCGCGCTAACTGCTGGTGTGGTGGGGGTCGACACGAACGCCGACCACCTCGCCGGCTGGCAGCTCGACGCCCGCGGCAACCCGGTGGGTAGGCCCCGCAGGTTCTTCTACGACCTGTCGGGCAGCGCCTCGCACCGCGACGCGCAGCTTCGCCACGCCCTCACCCGGCTCCTGCACTGGACCCGGCATCTCGGCGTCACCGCGATCGCCATCGAAGACCTCGACTTCGGTGACGTCAAGTCCCGCGAGAAGCACGGCCGACGCCGTCTGCGCCGGGTCGTGCACGGGATTCCGACGGGCCGGTTGAAGGCCCGGCTGGTGTCGATGGCCGCCGAATGCGGGATCGCGCTGGTGGCGGTCGACGCGGCCTACACCAGCCGGTGGGGAGCCGAGCATTGGCAGCAGGCCACCAGCACACGCAAGATCAAGACCAGCCGTCATGAGGCAGCGAGTCTCGTGATCGGACGGCGCGCCCAAGGTCATGGGGCCCGGCGTCGGACGGCACCGCCCCCGCACCACCGGAGTGATGATGCGGGGCATCGGACCGCCCAGGCCCGACACCACGACCCAGGACGCGAGGAACCCCGCCCCGCCCGGACCGGAGGGCGGACGAGATCCGCTGCTCTACCGAGTGTGTGA
- a CDS encoding nuclear transport factor 2 family protein, with protein MTTDPKEHVLTCLKLYGAGDFEALAPLVRDDYRDHGLPFQTATRGDWIEVSRKLPFADLRIDIRRVVAEGDYVTLFSRRTRPGLDIAVTDLFRLQDGLIAERWEVVQHLPADSPDPLATL; from the coding sequence ATGACCACTGATCCCAAGGAACACGTCCTGACCTGCCTGAAGCTGTACGGCGCCGGTGACTTCGAGGCGCTCGCGCCGCTCGTGCGCGACGACTACCGGGACCACGGGCTGCCCTTCCAGACCGCCACGAGAGGCGACTGGATCGAGGTGTCGCGCAAGCTCCCCTTCGCCGATCTGCGGATCGACATCCGCCGCGTCGTCGCGGAAGGCGACTACGTGACGCTGTTCTCCCGCAGGACGCGCCCCGGCCTCGACATCGCGGTGACCGACCTCTTCCGTCTCCAGGACGGCCTGATCGCCGAACGCTGGGAGGTCGTCCAGCACCTCCCGGCCGACTCCCCGGACCCGCTCGCGACCCTGTGA
- a CDS encoding DoxX family protein: MEIAYWIVGGLLAVFYLYAGGKKVAQTQERLQPMMGWVDRVPMPLVRVIGALELAGAVGLVLPPLTGVAPVLAVAAAVGLVLIQVGGIAVHLSRGEARLIGLNIGLLAAAAGAVWLGTVWL; this comes from the coding sequence ATGGAGATCGCCTACTGGATCGTCGGCGGGCTGCTCGCGGTGTTCTACCTCTACGCCGGAGGCAAGAAGGTCGCGCAGACGCAGGAGCGGCTCCAGCCGATGATGGGCTGGGTGGACCGGGTGCCGATGCCCCTCGTCAGGGTCATCGGGGCCCTGGAACTGGCGGGTGCCGTCGGCCTGGTCCTCCCGCCCCTCACCGGTGTCGCCCCCGTGCTCGCCGTCGCCGCCGCCGTCGGCCTCGTGCTGATCCAGGTGGGCGGCATCGCCGTCCACCTCTCCCGCGGCGAGGCCCGGCTCATCGGCCTCAACATCGGCCTCCTGGCCGCCGCGGCCGGAGCGGTCTGGCTCGGCACCGTCTGGCTCTGA
- a CDS encoding winged helix-turn-helix transcriptional regulator: protein MNGEDTCMIRGDGGRILRAVLDRICNKWTLLVVATLDQGTVRFTDLHRQIPGISQRMLTLTLRNLEADGLVTRTVHPEVPPRVEYALTPTGKSLIPPALALASWAADHVPEIEATRAAREHG, encoded by the coding sequence ATGAACGGCGAGGACACCTGCATGATCCGGGGCGACGGCGGCCGGATCCTCCGCGCGGTCCTCGACCGCATCTGCAACAAATGGACCCTGCTCGTCGTGGCCACCCTCGACCAGGGCACCGTCCGGTTCACCGACCTGCACCGTCAGATCCCCGGCATCTCCCAGCGCATGCTCACCCTGACCCTCCGCAACCTGGAGGCCGACGGCCTCGTCACCCGGACCGTCCACCCCGAGGTCCCGCCCCGCGTCGAATACGCCCTCACCCCCACCGGCAAGAGCCTCATCCCCCCGGCGCTGGCCCTCGCGAGCTGGGCCGCCGACCACGTCCCCGAGATCGAGGCGACCCGGGCCGCCCGCGAGCACGGCTGA
- a CDS encoding GNAT family N-acetyltransferase, protein MGDDESAAPVAFRRVGEGDFPVLGRWLAEPHVARWWNHETSMEAVARDFGASARGEEPSEDFLALVDGRAVGLVQRCRIADYAEDFAPIAALTEVPEGAAMLDYLIGAVADTGRGLGPAMVRAATDLVWRDFPDAPCVVIPVVAGNRASWRCLEKAGYRRVAEGEMEPDNPVDPPLHFVYRIDRPDR, encoded by the coding sequence GTGGGCGATGACGAGAGTGCGGCGCCGGTCGCGTTCCGGCGGGTGGGCGAGGGGGACTTCCCGGTGCTCGGGCGGTGGCTGGCCGAGCCGCATGTGGCGCGGTGGTGGAACCACGAGACGTCGATGGAGGCCGTGGCGCGCGACTTCGGGGCTTCGGCGCGGGGGGAGGAGCCGTCGGAGGACTTTCTGGCGCTGGTCGACGGGCGGGCGGTCGGGCTCGTGCAGCGGTGCCGGATCGCGGACTACGCCGAGGACTTCGCGCCGATCGCGGCGCTGACGGAGGTGCCCGAAGGGGCGGCGATGCTGGACTACCTCATCGGGGCGGTCGCCGATACCGGGCGGGGGCTGGGGCCGGCGATGGTGCGGGCGGCGACGGACCTGGTGTGGCGGGACTTCCCCGACGCGCCCTGCGTCGTGATCCCCGTCGTCGCGGGGAACCGGGCGTCGTGGCGGTGCCTGGAGAAGGCGGGGTACCGGCGGGTGGCCGAAGGGGAGATGGAGCCGGACAATCCGGTCGATCCGCCGCTGCACTTCGTGTACCGGATCGACCGCCCGGACCGCTGA
- a CDS encoding enoyl-CoA hydratase/isomerase family protein, with product MSDLLGITDEGAVRLLTFRRPDVRNAFNEELYRATAAALDAAAADPSVSVVVLTGEGTVFSAGTDLNEMAEIARKHAAGEDVGDVGKGFPILMDAVVAFPKPLLAAVNGSGIGLGLTILPHCDLVVIAEGARLHAPFTTMGVAPEAASSYLLPLRLGAQLANLVLLCGRPLTAAEAVEHGLALKSLPRDEVLPETLVLARELAEKPLASLLATKRVITEPHRAAVLAARAREDAAFADLLSR from the coding sequence ATGAGCGATCTGCTCGGCATCACCGACGAAGGCGCCGTCCGCCTCCTGACGTTCCGCCGCCCCGACGTCCGCAACGCCTTCAACGAGGAGCTGTACCGCGCGACCGCCGCCGCCCTCGACGCGGCGGCGGCCGACCCGTCGGTGAGCGTCGTCGTCCTGACGGGTGAGGGCACCGTGTTCAGCGCGGGCACCGACCTCAACGAGATGGCCGAGATCGCCCGCAAGCACGCGGCGGGCGAGGACGTGGGCGACGTAGGCAAGGGCTTCCCCATCCTCATGGACGCCGTCGTCGCCTTCCCCAAGCCGCTCCTGGCCGCCGTCAACGGCAGCGGCATCGGCCTGGGCCTGACGATCCTCCCCCACTGCGACCTCGTCGTCATCGCCGAGGGGGCCAGGCTCCACGCCCCCTTCACCACCATGGGCGTCGCCCCCGAAGCGGCGAGCAGCTACCTGCTCCCTCTCCGCCTCGGCGCCCAGCTGGCCAACCTTGTCCTGCTCTGCGGCCGTCCCCTGACCGCCGCCGAAGCCGTCGAACACGGCCTGGCACTCAAGTCGCTCCCCCGCGACGAGGTGCTCCCGGAGACCCTGGTCCTGGCCCGCGAACTCGCGGAGAAGCCCCTGGCCTCCCTGCTCGCCACCAAGCGGGTCATCACCGAACCCCACCGCGCCGCCGTCCTCGCCGCCCGCGCCCGCGAGGACGCCGCCTTCGCCGACCTCCTGTCCCGCTGA
- a CDS encoding acyl-CoA dehydrogenase family protein produces the protein MDLAFSDEQEELRGVVRAFLGEHATEAELRRHLDGAAGYDPAGWARMAGQLGLQGLAVPEEFGGSGAGPVETGIVLEEMGRALYSGPYLSAVLAVRALLAAGDAGAAAELLPGIASGSTVAAVAFGEGAPGVSAEDGPDGPVLHGVKDLVPDGGRAGLVLVTASGADGLGLYAVRGFTAVPLRTLDATRPLARLEFAGVPARRIGGDAARIVEDVLVHARAALAAEAVGGAAFLLDRTVAHVRDRVQFGEPIGSFQAVQHACAQMYVEVESARAAAHHALLAAAAGSPEAPLAASLAKAYCADAFIRVATEAIQLHGGIGVTWEHPAHLYFRRAQGVQALFGSSDRHRDDLVDRLATSGRAS, from the coding sequence ATGGACCTGGCGTTCAGCGACGAGCAGGAGGAGCTGCGCGGCGTCGTCCGCGCGTTCCTCGGCGAGCACGCCACCGAGGCCGAGCTGCGGCGGCACCTGGACGGCGCGGCCGGGTACGACCCGGCCGGGTGGGCGCGGATGGCCGGACAACTCGGGTTGCAGGGGCTCGCCGTGCCGGAGGAGTTCGGCGGATCCGGCGCGGGGCCCGTCGAGACCGGGATCGTCCTGGAGGAGATGGGGCGGGCGCTGTACAGCGGGCCCTACCTTTCGGCGGTGCTCGCGGTGCGGGCGCTGCTCGCCGCGGGGGACGCCGGGGCGGCCGCGGAGCTCCTGCCGGGGATCGCCTCGGGGAGCACGGTCGCCGCCGTCGCGTTCGGCGAGGGCGCGCCCGGCGTCAGCGCGGAGGACGGGCCGGACGGGCCGGTGCTCCACGGCGTCAAGGACCTCGTGCCGGACGGGGGGCGGGCCGGGCTCGTCCTGGTGACGGCGTCCGGCGCGGACGGGCTCGGGCTGTACGCGGTGCGGGGGTTCACCGCGGTCCCGCTGCGCACGCTGGACGCCACCCGGCCGCTCGCCCGGCTGGAGTTCGCCGGGGTTCCGGCCCGGCGGATCGGCGGGGACGCCGCCCGGATCGTCGAGGACGTGCTGGTCCACGCGCGCGCGGCGCTGGCGGCCGAGGCGGTCGGCGGCGCGGCGTTCCTGCTGGACCGGACCGTCGCGCACGTGCGGGACCGGGTGCAGTTCGGCGAGCCGATCGGCTCCTTCCAGGCGGTCCAGCACGCGTGCGCGCAGATGTACGTCGAGGTCGAGTCGGCCCGTGCGGCGGCGCACCACGCGCTGCTGGCCGCCGCCGCGGGCTCGCCCGAGGCGCCGCTCGCGGCGTCCCTCGCCAAGGCGTACTGCGCGGACGCGTTCATAAGGGTCGCCACGGAGGCGATCCAGCTGCACGGTGGCATAGGCGTCACCTGGGAGCACCCCGCCCACCTCTACTTCCGCAGGGCCCAGGGCGTCCAGGCGCTCTTCGGCTCGTCCGACCGGCACCGCGACGACCTCGTGGACCGCCTCGCCACCTCCGGGAGGGCCTCATGA